The following is a genomic window from Hymenobacter gelipurpurascens.
CGAAGTAGTTAGCGGAGGTAAGAGAGTCGCCGCTGGGCAGCACTACACGGTTTTTATCGAAGCGGTAGGCATAGCCTGGCACTACGGGGCCGCCCACATACCGGGCGGTAGCCTCACCCCGCGCCCAGGTTGAGTGCCGCCGACCGGCTTCAGAGTTCAGCAAAAACAGGCTGCCGCGCATCTGCACGTTGCCGGTCTGGTGGGCCACATCCAGCCAGTGCTGTAGGCCACTCACCTCGCCGGCCCGGTAGCGCCTGCTAAGCCGGTAGCCAATGGCGTTATCCGTATTCTTCACCACGCCCAGCGCAAAGTTCAGAATGTTCTCCTCGCGGGGCGTGGGCGCCGTACCGTTGATGGTAGTTGTGGTGGTGGTAGAGGCGCTCCAGTTACGGTCGAACTCAATGTCGCGGTAGCGGTCAATGGGCGAGAAGCGGTGACTGGTGTACTCATAATCCAAAGTACTGCGCAGCTTGTAGCCCGCTAGGCCAGGCAAATTGATAGGCTTATCCTGCACTGTATACCCCACCCGCATGGCCTGGCCCTTTGCCGACTCGGGCGAGAACCGGTTCAGATCGAGGTCAGAAGAAGCCAGGTCCACGAATACCGTGCTGGTAGAATCTACCTGGTAACTGGCCCCCACCGTAACCAACTGCTTCTGCAGGGGAGTGGGCAGCACCCGCACCGGCGAGTAGTCGCCCTGCCGTTCGCCCACGTACTCATACACGCGGCCGTTGGCATTGCGGAACGTAGCGCTCAAGCGGTAGTTGCCCTGCCCCGCGCCTACGTTTGTAAACAGAACATTGTACACGGCCTGGGTAGAGTCCAGCGGCTCGCTGTATTGGTATACGGGTGCTCCGCCCACTTCCGCACGGTTGTATTGCACTTGGCGCCGGTCGTACTCGGCCAGCTTGGCCCCGTCGGTCACGGCCCGGCTCACGTTGTCGCCGATGCCGCGCAGCAGCACTCTATCCAGTGAGTCCAGCGTGAGGTTGGGCGAGTTGTCGGGGTTGTCGGCTTCGCGGTAGAAATTGGAGTGCACCTGCAGGCGCCCCAACTGCTGGTAGTGACTTACCTGAAAGAGGGAGCGGGCATAGTTGAAATCGGAGTACTCGAAGTCGATTTTGATGCGGGAATTGCGCGTAATCAGGTGACGTGGCGAGAACGTGACTTCGGCCTGATTGTAGTCGATGATGTAATCGAAGTCAAACCCGCGCACCATCAGGCGCCCATCCAGATACACCCGCTCGGAGTTAGCCAGCACAATGATGAACTGCTCCCCGTTCGGTCCGCGCAAACGGTACGGCCCCTGCACGTTCTCGAGCGGCGCCACGTCAATACTCGCAAACTTGCCTTTTGCTACACCAGTGGCTGCCGTAGTAGTGGCAAATACTGGCCTACGCAGCCCACCGTCGGCTCCTAGGCCAGTGCGGGGCGTAACTGTCGTGACGGTTTGCGTATTCTCTGTTGGAAGCGGGGCCGTGCCATTGGCAGCAGGCGGACTAACCGGCACCGTAGGCGGCGCCGTCACGAACGTGCCCGCGCTGGTGCCCGAGGCATTGGGGTACTGAAACAGCTGGGTGTTGCTAATCCCCGGCCCAATGGCTCCGCCGCCAAATCCACCTATCGGCAGCTGCCCAAAATTGGCCTCTATGGCTGCGCCCTGAATGTTTTTGTAGAACCGCAGGAAGTAATCAGGCTTGTTGCGCAGCACCACATCACCAGCAGTCAGGTTCCAGCGCGGGTGCGTGAGCGTGATATAAATCCGGTCGAATTCCTGCAGCTGCTGAGTGTTGCCTTCCGGCTGAAACGGCACGTTCTGGTCGGATATGGCCGCCGTGAGCGTAATCTGGTCGGTGAGGCGCCCTTCTAGCTGCAGGTTGAGCGAAGAATTAACGAACACGTTCTGCGTGTTGCCAAAGGAAACTCCCCTCGACAGATTGCCGGTTTTGTTGATACCCGGCGTACTCAGAATCTGCTCCTTCACGGTAAAGTCCTCCATGCTGAAGGTTCTTCTCAGAAAGCCCAGGCTGTCCATCTGGCTGCGCGGCCGCAGATACCGGGCCGCAGAGAGCTGAACGGGCAGCACGCGGTAGCACACCAGCACAGAGTCTAGGTCACCGGGCAGCACCAGATCTGGCTGGCCCTGTTCCGGCGAAGGAAACCGCATGCCGGGCCTGATGAAACGGTACGTGCCCGTGCGGTTGTCGTAGGCCACTGAGCGGCCCTCAATAGCTACAGAAGCAGGCACAACCGTCAGTGTATCTCGCAGGGCGAAATCGGTGGTGTCGCGCCCGAGCGTAAGGCGCACCCATACGCATCGGCGCGTATTGGGAGGGGTAAGCTGCTGGGCTTTTGCGCCAGTTTCTGTTAAAACCAGCCAGACGAGCAACAGCCAAAAGCGCAGGAAATGGTGCGGAAAGCTGTTACTCATTCAGTAAAAATACGAGGCCACAAGTTTGCACCTAGCACAACGCCAAAGCCTACCGGATTCGTGCCCCTAGCCGGCCAGCGGAAGCTCTATGCAAAAGGTAGTGCCCGTTCCTTCCTCGGTTTCAAACGTTATGGTGCCGCCCGCACTCTCAATGCCCCGGCGTGCTACCGCTAGGCCTATCCCCGAGCCGGTTTCCTTGGTAGTGAAGTTGGGCACGAATATCTTCTCCCTGATGGCATCCGGAATGCCGCTGCCATTATCCTTAATACAAATGCGCACCCGGCTACCAGGCTGTAGCGCCAAACTAGCCTCAATGTGCGCGGGCCGGCCAGCGGGTACAGCTTGCACCGCATTAATGAGCAAGTTATTGAACGTCCTTATCAGCAGGTTTTCATCGGCATACACCACGTACCGGCCGTCCTCCGCATCTGCGGGCAGGTGCAGCACAATATCCTGGTGGTTACCTCCCTGATGCAGGCCTACGCAACGGCGCAGCACAGCGGCTACATCGAGGCGCTCCGGACGCATGGCGGGCAGGTTGGTGAAGTTGCTGAACGATGTCGCAATATCCGACAGCACATCAATCTGGGTGATAAGCGTCTGCGAAATCTTCCCGATCAGCTCCTCCGTATTCGGGCGCTGCTCCTGAATGGCTTTCTGCAAAAACTGCAGGCTCAGCTTCATAGGCGTGAGCGGATTCTTGATTTCGTGGGCTACCTGCCGGGCCATTTCGCGCCAAGCGGCCTCTTTTTCCTGCGTGGCCAGCTCTTTCTTGCTCTCTTCCAGCTTGAGCAACATGTGGTTATACTCGCGTACTAGCAGCCCAATCTCGTCCTCTGATTCGTAGGCCAGCATTTCGTTCTGGCCCGTGAGCGTGGTTTGCTTGAGTTTTTCGGTGATAAGCTTCAGCGGCTTGGTCAGGATCCGGGAAGCCACGAAGGCCAGCACCAGAAACAGGATAAACATCACCGTGAAGATGTTCAGGATGGTGGAAATCAGCTCCGTAAGCTTATTATCCAAGTCTTTCTCTGAGTCGAAGAACGGAATACCTACGTAGCCCAATACTGCCCCAGGCCTACCAGGGGAGGTGGCTGTAGCCCGAAGCGGCAGATACAACGCATTGAAAGACAGTGTGCCGGCCCGTTCCTGCAGCAGCGTCCGCGGCTTCCCTCCTTCCCGCAGCTCTGCTACCACCTGCGGATTAATGAGTGTACTTAGCAAGCCCGACTCAAAGATGAGCGGCTGGCTGCTCACCAACAGTTCGCCCTGCGAATTGTAAAGGTTCAGGTCGGTTTCGGTGAGGCCCGATACGTTTTCCGCCAGTTCCACCAGATCTACCCGGTCCGCAGAATCGGCGAGTAGCACGCGGTTTTTCAGTAGGTTATCCTGCACGGCCTGAGCCCGCCGCAGGTACAAGCGCCGCAGGTCGCGCTTGTAGGAGTCCGTCACCTGACTGGCCGTAGCAATACTTACCACCAGCAAAGGCACCAGAATACCCAGGTTCAGGAACAGCTGAATTTTGGTGCTGAAGTTGGTCCGGACCAGTTCTACATACTGCCCCCTAACCAACAGATAGGCCCCTAGGCCTAGTACCCAGAAAAATGTGTAGAGCAGAAACAGGAAGGAGAAATTCGCCAGCCAGTCGCCGAAGTTATAGGTCGCCGTCGTGACCACGACCACCCGGTTCTGCCCATGAATGCCGCGCACGGCCAAGTGCTGGAACCCATCAACCGAAAGCCCGGTAGTATACAACCTGGGTTCCTGCAACAACGAAGTGGGCAGCCGATTTACGTAATCAAAATTCCCTTCGCTATACACCAAACGGCCGTTTTCATAGCCAGCATAGCTCAGCTCAGACCCTAGGCCAGGTTGAAAATACTTTTGATCTACGAGCAGCTCAGGCACTACACTGTTGGCCGTCAGCTTCTTCAGGGAAAGCTCCAGCACAATGTGGCTCGTGTCTCCTTCCGTTCCCATGGGTATGGGCAGAAAGGCCGCGTACCGCCGGCTCGAAAAGGAGGTAGAACCGCGCAGCAGATAAATATTCGGATGGTCGGTGGGTATGGCCTGGCGCAGCAGATGCGTCTGCATCTGCTGGAGGCTGCCGGGCATCCCTACCGCAAAATCGTTGGCCCCGAAAAGCGTAATGGCCACCTCATACTTGTCAAAATAGCCACGCAGGTAGTATTTGGCTACCTTCTGCCGTATCAGGTCCATGTTGATGAACGGGCTGCTCAACATGGTCCGTAGGCCAGGGTCGCGGGCCATATCGACGGCCCGTTCCGCCAACAGGTATTCGCCCTGCAGGTCATTATCCACCAGCAGATTGCCGGCAATGGTTTGCTTGTTTAGCAACAATTGCTGATCGAAGTGCTCATACAAAGCCAGTGCGCCCACACCCGAGCTGAGGCCGAGCATCAGGAAAATGAACAGATACACCTGATAGGGCAGCACGGCTCCGGCCGACTTAAGCCCGGTGATGCGCAGTACCAGAAAGAACAGCAGCGTTATTCCCAGTAGCGTAAGATCCTTCTGCCCTATCACCACGCCCACTGGCAGGATTACGGCAGTGCTGATCAGCAGGAGCGTGATGCCCACCAGGCGCGAACTGGGCCGCACCACACTCACGAAGAGCAACGACAATAAGTAGAATCCTACCAGGTAGCCGGCGGTGTGCAGCACGATGGCCAGACACAGCAATGCCTTAATGGTGCTGAACTGAATGCTTTGCGTGATATCCAGCACAAGCTGGGAGTTGTTGAAGCTGCTGGAATAAAACCCAAACATCAGCTCCAGCAATACAAAGAACGCCAGCACAGTACCGCTGCCCACTACTACCCGGCTAGTGCCTACAGTCTGCTGGGTCCAGCGTAGCACTCCATAGCGGCGGAATAGCAGCAAGCCGTAATAAGCCGCCACCACAAACACCACCGCATTCAGGAGTAAGTCGCCGAGGGAAGGCGACAACCAGGATGCCGCGTACACCCGTGGGTCGAAAAGGCGTAGCTCGATAAATGAGAACGGCAGGCCTAGGTACAGCATTCCGGCCCGAAACAGCACAAGAGGTAGCACCACCAAAGCGGCACCAGCCACCACCCGCCCCTGCGCAAACATCCGCCGTGCCAGCCGCAGCCAGCCCGCCAGATACAGTCCAAACCCAATCAGCAACAGGCCTAGCGGCAGATAACGTCCCGTAATAGGATCAGTCTGCAGCTGATCAATGGAAAACAGATAAGTACCTTCTTCAGAATAGATGCGCGGCCGCTGGGAAGGGCTTATTTCTACCACTAAACGCACCGTCAGGTCGCGAAAGAGTGCCCGCTCTGAGCCTTCGCGCAAGTAGCGGTTGCTGATACCATAGTGCATCTCGAGAGGCACGTAGGTAAGGACTACGTAAGGACCCGCCACATGGCGCAAAGCCAGAAACTTCCCGAACCGCGTTTCTACCAGCTTATCGGTATATACTTGAGTGGCATGCTCGGGCTCAGGCCGAACAATATGGTCGGACCAATACAGCAGCTTTTCGCCCCGAAAGATGAAGGTGGGAAAGGTAGTATGGCCTACCAGCGACCGAAAGCTGATGGCATTGGCCGCAACATCCTGCGCCAATTCCTGCGCTTCCTGCTCGCCCGTTTCTTCTGCCTCCAGCACCTGCTGCTGCAAACGGGAAGCCGCCAACCGCAGCACAACTTCCGGGGTGCGGCTATATAGGTTGCTAACGTAGGCTCCAATAAAACACAGTACTGCCAGCAGCAGTAGTGGTATGGGCGAAAGACGTTTGAACTTCAATGGTCAGCGAAAAAAGCGAATGGCCTACCCTACGGGCTTGAGCGCTGATGGTAAGCAACAAAAATGCCGCCCTTGGGCGGCATTTCCTAACGCTTGTTATTTACCCCGTCCGGTGGGGCAATTGTAGTCTGGTTAGCGGATAGTAGTCGCCTTTTTCTTCTTGCTATTCCGATACCAGAAGAAGCCAACCGTACCCATCAGCACGTACGGAATCACCATCAGGTACAGGATTCCTTTGTTCAGGCCAGTGGTGTCGTAGCCATCTTTATCCTGCCTCGACGATTCTACCTGGGTTTTGCACATGGTGCACTGGGCCTGCACGTTCACAGGAAATACACTTAGCAGCAAGCCAAGGAAAACCGCTAATGTTCCGACAAAAAATATCTTTTTCATACTTGTCTAACTGCCGAAGCAGCAGATTGATTTCGGGTGAATGAGAATTTCGCTGGGCCTTTCAAGCTCTTTTATTCTCTTATACAACAACCGTTGTACCGAACAATTCCCACTTACGGCTATGTATAATAAGGCGAAATCATGAAGTACACGATTACGCCTGTTACAGATACATACAGCCAGATAGGGTACGTCCAGCGGGCAATTCGCCGATGCTTCTGAAACTGCTCCGTTAAAGCAAAATAGAGAGTAAAAAGCACCAGCCCTACCGTAACGGCGGCCAATACAATGTGAGTCAGTAGGATGAAGTAGTAGATGCCTTTGATAAGGCCTTCACCACCAAACTTTGTGCTGGCTACCTGAGAGTGGTAGGCCACATACGATACCAGAAACAGTGAGCCTAGCAGAAACGCCATCCCCATCATGGCTCGGTGCTTGGCCACATCTTTGCGCCGAATGAAATAGTAGCCAATTATCAGGAACACTGCCGTCAAGGAGTTGAGCACAGCATTCACTTTGGGCAAGGCTTTCACCTGAGCGCCTTCTATCCGGAATACCTCCGGAAAAAAGTACAGAATAGCTACGGCCACCGGAATGACTGCTCCTAATATGGCTGCCAGTATCTTGTACTTAGTGAAGTTGCCGGGGTTGGCGGCAGTACTATTCGTGGTCATAGGTGTAAAGCAATACTTCAATTTCGGTGATGAGCCGATTTACTTCCTTCTCCTTGGTGCCATCGTAGATGCCCCGCACCCGCCGATCCTTGTCCACCAAAAACAATTTTGAGCTAGGAGTCATGGTACTTCCTGCTCGTAGTGGCCTAGGCAATTGAAACTCCTCCGTAGCCACTTTGTTCAAGGATGCTGCATTGCCTGTGAGGAAGAACCATTTGCCGGCAATAGCTCCGTATTGTTCAGCATACCGCGCCAAAATAGCTACTGAATCCTGGTGCGAATCAGTGGTGAAAGAAGCCAGACGCACTCGCCCCTCACGGCGGTACTTCTCCTGCACCCGCATAAGCTGCGAATTAACTCGCGGGCAGATGTCGGGGCAGGTAGTCGAGAAAAAGCTAGCTACATACATGCCTTTATCTGCCAGTTCCGCTTGGGCCACTTCCCGTCCAGCCTGCGACTGAAACCGAAAATCACCGATCTGGTGGAAAACAGTATCGCGCTGCCACTTTCCCTCAATCTGTGTGGAATCCACATGATCGGGCAGGAAATTTGGCAGCGCGTAACGGTTAGTACCGAAGCTTTTTAGAAACAGAAAAGCCAGAACCGGAACCAGCAGAATAAGGCCCAACACAAGTGTTTGCCTGGGCCTCATTCTTTAAGAAACTAGGTTATCGACAGCTGTGCCGATGGCATTTCCTTCAGTAATCAGGGCAACCAGCAGCCAGATGAGCAGTGCCATCGGGATGAGTATGGTCCAGATCAGGCCTTTGGTTTCATGCTTCAGGTGCATGAACTCAGCCACGATGAAGAAAGCTTTGAAGATCGTGAGGATAATGAAAATGGAATTGCGAAGGGTGCTGGGTTCCATCAGGAATACGAACACGAATTCCAGTGCCGTGATACCCACCAACACGAAGAACGTTTTCCAGATCCAGCCTGTGTTAGGCTTTGGAATCTCTCCGATCTGCGCAGGAGCCGTAGATGCGTGATTAGCCATTGTTGTAAGAGAGCTAAGAACCCTGCTACCGGTCTACATGGTAGCAAGCCGATGGCAGGGTATAAATGAAAATTAAACGAGGTAGAAGAAGGTGAAGACGAATACCCACACCAGATCTACAAAGTGCCAGTATAGGCCTACTTTTTCCACCATCTCGTAATGACCGCGCTTCTCGAAAGTACCGTTGGTAGTTGCAATGAAGCAATACACCAACAGACATACGCCGGAGAATACGTGCGTGCCATGGAAACCAGTGATAAAGAAGAACAAGTCAGCAAAAAGCACCGGACCATACTGGTTCATCGCCAGGTTTGCCCCAAAGAACTTTGTACCATCCGCCATAAGCGTAGGCTCCTCATGACCACCGATGAAGTGACTCCACTCCCATGCCTGTGAGCTCAAGAAGGTAGCACCAAACAAAATCGTCCACAGCAACCACTTCTGCACATCTGCTTTATCCATCCGATGGCCAGCTTCTACCGCCAGTACCATGGTTACAGAGCTGAAGATAAGAATCATGGTCATCAAGGCCACGAAGCCCAGGGGCACGTTCATACCGTGCAGGCCAGGGAAGGCGTTGAATACCTGATCTGGAACAGGCCAGTAATCAGTAGAGAACTTAAAGGCACCGTGAATTTTCTCATCAAACGCAGCGTAGCGATGACGGATCAGGCCATAAGTAGTCAGGAAGGCAGCGAACGTGAAAGCGTCCGACAGCAGGAAGAACCACATCATCAGCTTGCCATAGCTAGCTTTGAAGGGCTCGTTTCCTCCGTCCCAGGTGCCGGTGCGCGGCTTATCCAGGGCGGAATCAGGAATCGTCTGCGTCGTGGAAATGGTGGACATAGCGTGCAGGGGGGTTGACGAAAATCTAGTGGTTCAAAAGTAGGAACAAATACAGGTACAACCAAAGCGCGCCTAGGAAGTGCCAGAAGATGGTCACGTTGCCAATAGAGAGCATTTGGCGGGAATGCACCTGATAGTTAAAGCTTTTACGCAGCACTATCAGCAAAAAGATAAGGCCACTAATCAGGTGAAATCCGTGTACTCCGGTTAATACATACAGAAAAGAGCCAGAAGGGTTGGCATCTGTACCACCAAAAAAGATTCGATTTTCCACTAACTGGCCCCACATCATCCATTGCCCGACAAGAAACGCTACTCCCAGCAGGAAGGTTAGTAACACACCTACCCGTACCTGATTCAGCTCGTCTTTGCGAGCTGCAAACCACGCCCACTGTATGGTAATGGAGCTTAGTATAATGATGCAGGTGGTAATAAGAAACCCGCCTGGCAAATCGAACTCCAGCCAGTTGCCTTCTTCACGCCGAACGATGTAGGCGCT
Proteins encoded in this region:
- a CDS encoding sensor histidine kinase encodes the protein MKFKRLSPIPLLLLAVLCFIGAYVSNLYSRTPEVVLRLAASRLQQQVLEAEETGEQEAQELAQDVAANAISFRSLVGHTTFPTFIFRGEKLLYWSDHIVRPEPEHATQVYTDKLVETRFGKFLALRHVAGPYVVLTYVPLEMHYGISNRYLREGSERALFRDLTVRLVVEISPSQRPRIYSEEGTYLFSIDQLQTDPITGRYLPLGLLLIGFGLYLAGWLRLARRMFAQGRVVAGAALVVLPLVLFRAGMLYLGLPFSFIELRLFDPRVYAASWLSPSLGDLLLNAVVFVVAAYYGLLLFRRYGVLRWTQQTVGTSRVVVGSGTVLAFFVLLELMFGFYSSSFNNSQLVLDITQSIQFSTIKALLCLAIVLHTAGYLVGFYLLSLLFVSVVRPSSRLVGITLLLISTAVILPVGVVIGQKDLTLLGITLLFFLVLRITGLKSAGAVLPYQVYLFIFLMLGLSSGVGALALYEHFDQQLLLNKQTIAGNLLVDNDLQGEYLLAERAVDMARDPGLRTMLSSPFINMDLIRQKVAKYYLRGYFDKYEVAITLFGANDFAVGMPGSLQQMQTHLLRQAIPTDHPNIYLLRGSTSFSSRRYAAFLPIPMGTEGDTSHIVLELSLKKLTANSVVPELLVDQKYFQPGLGSELSYAGYENGRLVYSEGNFDYVNRLPTSLLQEPRLYTTGLSVDGFQHLAVRGIHGQNRVVVVTTATYNFGDWLANFSFLFLLYTFFWVLGLGAYLLVRGQYVELVRTNFSTKIQLFLNLGILVPLLVVSIATASQVTDSYKRDLRRLYLRRAQAVQDNLLKNRVLLADSADRVDLVELAENVSGLTETDLNLYNSQGELLVSSQPLIFESGLLSTLINPQVVAELREGGKPRTLLQERAGTLSFNALYLPLRATATSPGRPGAVLGYVGIPFFDSEKDLDNKLTELISTILNIFTVMFILFLVLAFVASRILTKPLKLITEKLKQTTLTGQNEMLAYESEDEIGLLVREYNHMLLKLEESKKELATQEKEAAWREMARQVAHEIKNPLTPMKLSLQFLQKAIQEQRPNTEELIGKISQTLITQIDVLSDIATSFSNFTNLPAMRPERLDVAAVLRRCVGLHQGGNHQDIVLHLPADAEDGRYVVYADENLLIRTFNNLLINAVQAVPAGRPAHIEASLALQPGSRVRICIKDNGSGIPDAIREKIFVPNFTTKETGSGIGLAVARRGIESAGGTITFETEEGTGTTFCIELPLAG
- a CDS encoding cytochrome c oxidase subunit 3; its protein translation is MHPAEALSTKQPATGIHPLRFLLWLMMVASTMIFAAYTSAYIVRREEGNWLEFDLPGGFLITTCIIILSSITIQWAWFAARKDELNQVRVGVLLTFLLGVAFLVGQWMMWGQLVENRIFFGGTDANPSGSFLYVLTGVHGFHLISGLIFLLIVLRKSFNYQVHSRQMLSIGNVTIFWHFLGALWLYLYLFLLLNH
- a CDS encoding cytochrome C oxidase subunit IV family protein; the encoded protein is MANHASTAPAQIGEIPKPNTGWIWKTFFVLVGITALEFVFVFLMEPSTLRNSIFIILTIFKAFFIVAEFMHLKHETKGLIWTILIPMALLIWLLVALITEGNAIGTAVDNLVS
- a CDS encoding SCO family protein — its product is MRPRQTLVLGLILLVPVLAFLFLKSFGTNRYALPNFLPDHVDSTQIEGKWQRDTVFHQIGDFRFQSQAGREVAQAELADKGMYVASFFSTTCPDICPRVNSQLMRVQEKYRREGRVRLASFTTDSHQDSVAILARYAEQYGAIAGKWFFLTGNAASLNKVATEEFQLPRPLRAGSTMTPSSKLFLVDKDRRVRGIYDGTKEKEVNRLITEIEVLLYTYDHE
- a CDS encoding cytochrome c oxidase subunit 3, which gives rise to MSTISTTQTIPDSALDKPRTGTWDGGNEPFKASYGKLMMWFFLLSDAFTFAAFLTTYGLIRHRYAAFDEKIHGAFKFSTDYWPVPDQVFNAFPGLHGMNVPLGFVALMTMILIFSSVTMVLAVEAGHRMDKADVQKWLLWTILFGATFLSSQAWEWSHFIGGHEEPTLMADGTKFFGANLAMNQYGPVLFADLFFFITGFHGTHVFSGVCLLVYCFIATTNGTFEKRGHYEMVEKVGLYWHFVDLVWVFVFTFFYLV
- a CDS encoding DUF420 domain-containing protein, which gives rise to MTTNSTAANPGNFTKYKILAAILGAVIPVAVAILYFFPEVFRIEGAQVKALPKVNAVLNSLTAVFLIIGYYFIRRKDVAKHRAMMGMAFLLGSLFLVSYVAYHSQVASTKFGGEGLIKGIYYFILLTHIVLAAVTVGLVLFTLYFALTEQFQKHRRIARWTYPIWLYVSVTGVIVYFMISPYYT